The sequence below is a genomic window from Sneathiella marina.
GGGTTACTTTAACTTTAGACCCTATTGCTCACCGACCCAGGCGATACGCAGGATATTGGTGGATCCGGGCGTTCCAAAGGGAACACCTGCCATGATAACCACTTGATCGCCGGGTCGGGCAAATCCTTCTGCAAAAGAAATCTTGCAGGCTTTGGCCACCATATCCGCGAAATTTTCCGCGTCCTTCGTATGGACGCAATGTAATCCCCATACCAGGGCGAGCCGCCGCGCTGTTTTGAGCGACGGTGTGAGCGCAAGAACGGATGTTTTTCCGCGTTCGCGCGCTGCCCGAAGCGCTGTCGATCCGGACGTCGTGTAGGTTACGATGGCAGAGGCCCCGATTGTCCGGGACACCTGCGATGCCGCGGCACTTATGGCATCCGCTGTTGTCGCTTCCAGATCCCCGTGGGTCGCATCAATGATGTTGCGGTAAATCGGATCCTTTTCCGTTACTTCGGCAATATCATTCATCATGGTAACCGCTTCGATGGGATGATCCCCGGCGGCGCTTTCCGCAGAAAGCATGACGGCATCGGTACCGTCATAGATGGCGTTGGCGACATCGGTCACTTCGGCGCGGGTTGGCACGGGGGAGCTGATCATGCTTTCCAGCATTTGAGTGGCGACGACAACGGGCTTACCGGCTTCGCGTGCGCAGGCGATGATTTTTTTCTGGATGGACGGGACTTCCTGAACCGGCATTTCCACTCCAAGGTCGCCGCGGGCAACCATCACCGCATCGGATAGCTCAATGATGTCGAATAAGCGCTCGACGGCCGCTGGCTTCTCGATTTTAGCCATGACCGCCGCCCGGCCAGCGACGATTTTTTTGACTTCAGCAATATCTTCAGGTCGCTGGACAAAGGACAGAGCGACCCAATCCACACCCAACTCAAGGGCAAAATCCAGATCCCGGCGGTCCTTATCCGTCAGGGCGCTGATTTTGACGACAACATTGGGAATATTAACGCCTTTACGATCCGACAGTTTCCCACCGGTCGAGACGACACAATCCACATGGTTGTCCGAAACGCCGGTCACGGTCATTTTTAGCTTTCCATCGTCGAGAAGTAATTCACTTCCGATGTCGAGCGATTTGAGAACGGCGGGATGGGGCAGGGAAACTCGGCTGGCATCGCCCGCCGCCGTATCATTATCGAAGCGGAAAGACGCGCCTTTTTCAAGATAAACCGGTCCTTCAGCGAAGGTTCCAATACGAATTTTCGGGCCCTGCATATCGGCGAGGATGCCAATGGGGCGGCCTTGCTTTGCTTCCAGTGTACGAATATGGGTATAGGTTACGCGATGATCAGCATGGGTCCCATGGCTGAAATTCAACCGGAAAATATCTGCTCCCGCAAGATGTAATTCTTCTATGGTTTCGGCTGTTGAACTGGTTGGCCCCAAGGTGGCGATAACTTTTGTATTTCTTAATCGTCGCATACGTCTTTACTTTCTTGCTCATAGGCGTACAGCCATATGGCTTTTATACTAGCCGTAATAGTGAATTTGTGTGAAATTATTATTATTTTTGCGGGGTGTTAAAAGCCTAGCATTCGCGTGGATGTTAATAAAGAACTATAATAAACAGCGATGTGAAGCGTCGCTTAACTGACTTTTAGAGAGACATTGATGACTGAACTTACGCTGATCCGCCATGGTCAGGCGCAAACAGGCGCGACAGATGAAGCCAGCTACGATCGGTTAAGTGATCTGGGGCATGAACAGGCGCGCTGGCTGGGCGACTATTTTCGACGTTCCCTGGATTTCGATCATATATTGTCGGGCACATTAATGCGGCAAATCGAGACAGCGCAATCCCTGGGCCTGTCCCATGTGCCCTTTCGTCAGGATAAGCGTCTGAACGAGCTGGATTATTTTGGCCTGGCCCATAGTATCAAAGCGACGCATGGCGTTGCTTTTCCCGAAACAGCAGAGGATTTCGCCAGCCATATTCCGCAAGTCCTTGAAATTTGGCGAACGGGAGATGTCCAGGATGGCTTGGAAAGCTTTGACAATTTTCGGTCACGGATATTGAGTGCCTTGAAGGACGCGGCAACCCTTGACGGGCGTGTGTTACTTGTGACATCCACCGGTGTTATTGCAACACTCGTGGCGTTGTCGCTTGGCCTGGACATCGACATGAAAAGCAAGATGTTTCTGATGGTCGGGCATACCTCTACCCATAAATTTGAACTTCAAGGGGATGAACTGCATCTGACCCAATTCGGCGCGACACCGCATTTGGATCGGCCGGACCGGATATATGCAAGGACGCTTGCGTAAGCTGATCAGGCGCCAGTTGGTGATAGCTGATCAGCGATTTTCCTCTCCCCATATCTCCCGGTTGTCTCTGCGTTCAACGCGCCGGGTACAACGGATCGTTAGCAGGGGTTCCAACCCTGTTTCCGCCAACAGGATTTCTATCTTGTCTTTTTCCTGTGTTTCGCAGCGATCGAATGCATCCTGTATTTTTTGCAAAAGATAAATACGATAAGGCAGGACGCCGACCGTTAATTCATGGCCCGACCAGGTGAATGTGCAGCTGCCGATGGCTCTCGCTTTAGCGTCCCCACCGACGGTATCGCCAGACCCCAAATCCGGTTGCCCGGTTAGCCAGTTGTTTGTGAAGCCAACGAAAGCTTCTATTTCCGGTAAGTAATCTCTGGCGATAAGAGAGAGGATCGGTTTCAATGAGTCGGGAATAAAATCATCAGTCAGTATTTCTTCGGCCGTATCGATAAATTCCGGAATGTCAGCATTTGCGGCGTTCATGCGCTCCGTCCAGCGAAAGACAGCCGGAGCGATCCGCTTCATTAAACTGGCAGGGTGAGGGTCCCGGCCCAAATGGGCGTATAGGGATGCGATCAGACCATAATCCCCAATGGTTGGCACACCGCCGAGTAAATAGGGATATACAGAAAAATGAGCATCAAGAAGTCGCAGAAATTCCTCATACGCCGCTTCGATTGCCGGAATTGTTTCCTCTGTCACCCCAAACATCACACCCGCTGCCCGCATACGGCTCGTTGATTTTTCAACAATTTCAGCGCGTTCCGGTTTCGTCATGGTCGGCATTCGGAACAGTCCGAACTGATCTTCAATAAAGTCTTTGTTTTCGGGATCAAAATTCCAGCGATAATGCATGGCGGGTCTCAGCAACCCTTCGCCGCCAAAAAGCTCGAAAATCAACGCAACCAAAAGCTGGCGGGCTGTTGCTGGATAAGCTGGCAATCGGGCGAGTTTTCGACCTTCAAACCAGTTGATGATATCGGAGCCGTCTTGAACCAATTCCCCGTCCGGGGTTTGCAAAACCGGAATAATCCAGCGACCGATTTTTGGCATAACATTGTTCATGTAATCGGGATGTCCGGCAGTGACCTCCTTGAAATTGATGTTTTGCTTGATCAGGTAGGCGCGTGCTTTGCCGCTATAAAGGGAATGGGGCATTCCGTAGAGAATAAAGGGAGGCATGGGAGGCTTTCATCGAAGGTGGAGATTTTAGCGGCTATAAACAAGTAAGTCTTTTTGATCCGTATTTGCAAAGGCGTCTATCTCGTTCAGCCGCACCGGATCCTCGGCAAGGTTTTGAAATTCATATATATGGGTATAGTGGGATTGAACGAACTCAACAAATTCCCG
It includes:
- the pyk gene encoding pyruvate kinase; this translates as MRRLRNTKVIATLGPTSSTAETIEELHLAGADIFRLNFSHGTHADHRVTYTHIRTLEAKQGRPIGILADMQGPKIRIGTFAEGPVYLEKGASFRFDNDTAAGDASRVSLPHPAVLKSLDIGSELLLDDGKLKMTVTGVSDNHVDCVVSTGGKLSDRKGVNIPNVVVKISALTDKDRRDLDFALELGVDWVALSFVQRPEDIAEVKKIVAGRAAVMAKIEKPAAVERLFDIIELSDAVMVARGDLGVEMPVQEVPSIQKKIIACAREAGKPVVVATQMLESMISSPVPTRAEVTDVANAIYDGTDAVMLSAESAAGDHPIEAVTMMNDIAEVTEKDPIYRNIIDATHGDLEATTADAISAAASQVSRTIGASAIVTYTTSGSTALRAARERGKTSVLALTPSLKTARRLALVWGLHCVHTKDAENFADMVAKACKISFAEGFARPGDQVVIMAGVPFGTPGSTNILRIAWVGEQ
- a CDS encoding glutathione S-transferase N-terminal domain-containing protein, whose protein sequence is MPPFILYGMPHSLYSGKARAYLIKQNINFKEVTAGHPDYMNNVMPKIGRWIIPVLQTPDGELVQDGSDIINWFEGRKLARLPAYPATARQLLVALIFELFGGEGLLRPAMHYRWNFDPENKDFIEDQFGLFRMPTMTKPERAEIVEKSTSRMRAAGVMFGVTEETIPAIEAAYEEFLRLLDAHFSVYPYLLGGVPTIGDYGLIASLYAHLGRDPHPASLMKRIAPAVFRWTERMNAANADIPEFIDTAEEILTDDFIPDSLKPILSLIARDYLPEIEAFVGFTNNWLTGQPDLGSGDTVGGDAKARAIGSCTFTWSGHELTVGVLPYRIYLLQKIQDAFDRCETQEKDKIEILLAETGLEPLLTIRCTRRVERRDNREIWGEENR
- a CDS encoding histidine phosphatase family protein — encoded protein: MTELTLIRHGQAQTGATDEASYDRLSDLGHEQARWLGDYFRRSLDFDHILSGTLMRQIETAQSLGLSHVPFRQDKRLNELDYFGLAHSIKATHGVAFPETAEDFASHIPQVLEIWRTGDVQDGLESFDNFRSRILSALKDAATLDGRVLLVTSTGVIATLVALSLGLDIDMKSKMFLMVGHTSTHKFELQGDELHLTQFGATPHLDRPDRIYARTLA